The genomic stretch GGCCTCGACCAGCTCGTTGAGCTTCCGTTCGACCTCTGCCGCGTCGGGGACGTCGGGCAGGTTGAAGTCCACCCGTCCCTTGTCCTCGCCCACGGCGGCGCCGGTGATCGGGTAGGGCAGCACCACGGTGACCAGATGCAGCGCGGTATGCATCCGCATCAGCTTGTGCCGCCGCTCCCAATCGAGATGCGCGATCACTTCCTCGCCCACCGCCAAGGCCGGCTGGCCCTCCGCCGGCAGGTGCACGACCGCCGTCTTGTCGCCGTCGGGATGGATGGTGCCCATGAGGCTGACCGAGCTGCCATCGGCCCGCTCCAGCCGTCCGGTATCGCCGGGCTGGCCACCCGAGGTGGCATAAAAGATCGTCCGGTCCAGCACGATCCCGCCCTCGGGCGTGATCGCCGTCACCAGCGTCGGCAGCGAGCGGACATAGCTGTCCTCTCGAAAGATGAATTCAGTCACGCAACAGGCTCCGCCTCAACGACTGCTTGCCAGTCTATGGGCGTGCGAGCTTCGAGCCAATGCGGTACCGGCAGGTTCTTGGAGCGCAGGAACTCGGGGTTGAACAGCTTGCTCTGATAGCGGTTGCCGTAGTCGGCGAGGATGGTGACGATGGTCTTGCCTGGCCCCAGATCGCGCGCCAGCCGCACCGCACCCGCGATATTGATGCCAGACGACCCGCCGAGGCAGAGCCCTTCGTGCTCGAGCAGGTCGAACACATAGGGCAGGGCCTCGCTGTCGGGGATCTGGTAGGCGCGATCCACCACGATATCCTTGAGGTTGGCGGTGATGCGCCCCTGGCCGATGCCCTCGGTGATCGAGTTGCCTGAGCTTTTGAGCTCGCCCGTGGTGTAGTAGCTGTAGAGCGCCGCGCCCTCGGGGTCGGCAAGCCCGATCTGGATGTCGGGGTTCTTCGCTTTCAGCGCCATTGAGATGCCGCCCAGCGTGCCGCCTGAGCCGACGGCCGAAACAAACCCGTCGACCTTGCCCTGGGTCTGCTCCCAGATTTCAGGACCGGTGGTCTCGATATGCGCTTGCCGGTTGGCGGTGTTGTCGAACTGGTTGGCCCAGATCGCGCCGCCGGGCAGTTCGCGCGCCAGCTTCTCGGCCAGCCGGCCGCTCAGCTTCACGTAGTTGTTGGGGTTCTTGTAAGGCTTGGCCGGTACCTGGATCAGCTCGGCGCCGAGCAGGGTCAGCGCGTCCTTCTTTTCCTGGCTCTGCGTTTCGGGGATGACGATCACCGATTTATAGCCGAGCGCATTGGCAACCATGGAAAGCCCGATGCCGGTATTGCCGGCCGTGCCCTCGACGATCGTTCCACCCGGCCGCAACAGCCCGCGCCTCTCGGCGTCGCGGATGATGAACAGCGCCGCCCTGTCTTTCACCGATTGACCCGGGTTCAGGAACTCCGCCTTGCCCCAGATCTCGCAACCGGTCGCATCGGAGACGCGGTTGAGTCGGATCAGAGGCGTATTGCCGATGGCGGAGATGACGTCGGGGTGGTTGGTCATGGAGCGCAGGGGGCTGTGGGAGGGTGCGCTGAACCTAGGCGGCAGCCTGATCACTGCCAAGGCTTAAGCTGCGGATTGGTATGCGATTTTCCCGCCCGACAGAGAAAGGGCAGGATTTCGCGCCCGCGCTCGGATTGACGGAATATCGGACCTTGCTACAGCGCATTGAACGCTTCGAGTGCGCGCTCGCGAGAGACCTTCAGGTCGACGATCGGCTCGGGGTAGGCGAGTGCCGCGGCATTGGGCGCTTCCCATGGCCGGTGCACCAGCTTGTCTGGCAGGCCCGCAACCTCCGGCACCCAGCGGCGCACATAGTCTCCAGCCGGATCGAACCGTTCGCCCTGCGTCACCGGGTTGAAGATGCGGAAGTAGGGCGAGGCATCGAGTCCGCTGCCTGCCACCCACTGCCAGTTGCCGGGATTGTTCGCCGGGTCGGCATCGACCAGCGTGTCCCAGAACCACTGCTCGCCCTTCCGCCAGTCGATGAGCAGGTTCTTGGCGAGGAGCGACGCGGTGAGCATGCGGACGCGATTGTGCATGACCCCGGTCTCCCACAGCTCGCGCATCCCGGCATCGACGATCGGGATGCCGGTCTGCCCGCGTTGCCAGGCTTCGAGCGCGGCATCGGCGTGCCGCCACTGCAGATGCGCGTATTTTTCCACCATCGGTACGCGGGCAATATCCTCGCGATGGTAGAGCTGGTTGTAGTTGAAATCCCGCCAACCCAGCTCGGACAGGAATTTCTCGATCGCCGAGGCCGTGGACGGTGCGTGCTGGGCCATCGCCTGTGCCGTGTGCCAGACCTGCCGCGGGCTGATCTCGCCGAATGCCAGGTGCGGCGACAGTCCCGACGTGGCCGCCTTGGCCGGAATGTCGCGGCCCTCCGGATAATCCATCACCAGTTGCTCGAGGAACTGCTCCAGCCGTTGGTGCGCCGCGGCTTCGCCGATCCGCCAGTGCCGCCCGATCTTTCTGCCCCAATCCGGCTCGCGATAGTCGGCATCGACCCGCGTCGGCCGGATCGCTTTGCCGGCTCGTGGCCTCGGTAAGGGGCGTTCGATGTCACGCTTCCTCAAGCTGTTCCAGAACGGCGCATAGACCGAGTAGGGCTTGCCGCCGCCGGTCGCCATCTCGAACGGCTCGACCAGCACGTTGGCGGCAAAGCTCTCGGTCTCGATGCCCTCGCGTTTGAGGCGCGCCTTGATCCCGGCATCGATATCCCGCTCCGACGAGCCGTAGCGACGGTTCCAGTATACGGCATCGACGCCGTGCCGCCTTATCGTTTTGAACAGTTCGGCTTCTGCCACGCCCTCGCCGGTCTCCAAGGTCACGCCAAGCCCGGCCAGCGCTTCCGAGAGCCGATTGAGGCTGTGGTGCAGCCACCAGCGACTTGCACCACCGCGCTGCCGCAGCCGGCTGTCGGTCTCCTCGATGTAGATTGCTCGCGCCTTGCCGTGCTTGAGGGCAGCCGACAATGCCGGGTTGTCGGTGATCCGCAGGTCGTTTCTGAGCCAGACGAGCGCCGTTGCGGTCATGGAATAGATTTTCCTTTGCTCGGGATCCCGGGTGCCGCCGTTCTTGTCGTGACGATCATGCGACAAGCTCCACCTTTACAACGTCGGATAGACGCAAACGGGCAGAATAGTTGAGTTTCTTAGTAGTCTAGTAGCGCTTGCCGCCCCTTTGTCGACCGCGTATTTCACTGGCGTTGAAACATGGTTCCCCAGCGCCAATGAGTTCCGTCGGCCCGCGTGGTCTCAGCCACCTCAAATCCCTCGAGTCCGAAAGCATCGAAATCTTCCGCGAAGTCGCGGCGAGCTTCGAGCGCCCGGTGATGATGTACTCCATCGGCAAGGATTCGTCCGTGCTGCTGCACCTGGCGCGCAAGGCGTTCTTCCCCAGCCGCATTCCGTTTCCGATCCTCCATATCGATACGAAGTGGAAGTTTCGCGAGATGATCGAATTCCGCGACCGCATGGCGCGGCAATACGATCTCGACCTGATCGTGCACACCAATCCGGACGGCCTGGCTCAGGGCATCAACCCGTTCGATCACGGCTCTGCCGTGCACACCGACATCATGAAGACGCAGGCGCTGCGCCAGGCTCTCAACGCCGGCAAGTACGATGCGGCCATCGGTGGCGCCCGCCGCGACGAGGAGAAGTCCCGTGCCAAGGAGCGCATCTTCTCGCATCGCAACGCCCAGCATGCCTGGGATCCGAAGAACCAGCGCCCGGAGTTGTGGCGCATCTTCAACACGCGGCTGGCGCCCGGTGAGAGCATGCGTGTGTTCCCGATCTCGAACTGGACCGAGCTCGATGTATGGACCTACATCTACGCCGAGGGCATCGAGATCCCCGAGCTCTATTTCGCCCGCCGCCGCCCGGTGGTGGAGCGCTCCGGCACCCTCATCATGGTCGATGACGATCGCTTCCGCTTCAATCCCGGCGAGACGGCGCGCGAGGAGATGATCCGCTTCCGCACGCTCGGCTGCTATCCGTTGAGCGGCGGCATCCGCTCCGACGCTGCCGACCTGCCGTCGATCATCATGGAAATGCAGGCCTCCCGTACCTCGGAGCGCGAAGGACGCCTCATCGACTCCGACAGTATCGGCTCGATGGAAAAGAAGAAGCAGGAAGGGTACTTCTGATGGCCAGTGTACCCATGACCGCCCCCTCAGCCGAAACCGCGCTCGAGCTCTGGCTCGCCGAGCAGACCGACAAGAGCCTGCTGCGCTTCCTCACCTGCGGGTCGGTGGATGACGGCAAGTCGACGCTGATCGGTCGGCTGCTCTACGACAGCCAGTTGATCCTCGACGATCAGCTCGCGTCGCTCCGCAAGGAAAGCCGCAACCGCACCACCGGCGACGAAGGCATCGACTTCTCGCTTCTCGTCGATGGCCTTACCGCCGAGCGCGAGCAGGGCATCACCATCGACGTCGCCTATCGGTTTTTCTCGACCGACAAGCGCAAGTTCATCGTCGCCGACACCCCGGGCCACGAGCAGTACACCCGCAACATGGCGACCGGCGCCTCGAATGCCGATCTCGGCATTGTTTTGATCGACGCCCGCAAGGGCGTCCTTACCCAGACCCGTCGCCACAGCTTCATCCTCAGCCTGATCGGCGTGAAGCACGTGGTGCTGGCGGTCAACAAGATCGATCTGGTCGGCTACGACGCAGACGTGTTCAACGCCATCGAAGCGGAATACCGCGCCTTCGCGAGGGATCTCGGCTTCGAAACCCTCGCCGCCATCCCGCTCTCGGCCCTCAAAGGCGACAACATCCTCGCCCCCAGCCCGCAGACCCCCTGGTACGACGGCCCGCAACTGGTGCCCTATCTCGAGAGCATCGAGGTGGCGACCGATCGTGCCAGCAAACCGCTGCGGTTTCCGGTGCAGTGGGTGAACCGTCCCAACCTCGATTTTCGCGGTTTTTCGGGAACCCTCGCGTCCGGCGAGGTGAAGGTCGGCGACGACATCCTTGTCGCTGCGTCCCGCAAGCCGGCGAGGATCAGCCGCATCGTCACCATGGACGGGGACCAGCCCCGCGCCATTGCCGGGGAAGCCGTGACGCTGGTGCTCGACCGCGAAGTCGACATCTCGCGCGGCGATGTGCTGGTGCACCCCGGTGCGACGCCCGACTATTCCAACCAGTTCCAGGCGCGCCTGGTCTGGATGAGCGACGAGCAGGCCATTCCGGGCCGCTCCTACCTGCTCAAGCTCGGCGCCCAGCAGGTGCCGGCCTCGATTACCGCGCTGAAGTTCAGAACCAACGTCAACACGCTCGAGCAATCGGCTGCAAAGACTCTGGAATTGAACGAGGTCGGCACCGTTACCATCGCCACCGACAAGCCGATCGCCTTCGACAGCTACGCCGACAATCCGCTCTCGGGCAGCTTCATCCTGATCGATCGTATCAGCAACGCTACCCTTGGCGCCGGGGTGATCGAGTACGGCCTGCAGCGCGCCAGGAACCTCAGCTACCAGTCGTTCGACGTGAACCGTAAGGTGCGCGCCGAGATGAAGGGCCAGACGCCGCAGATCGTCTGGTTCACCGGCCTGTCCGGTTCCGGCAAGTCGACCGTCGCCAACCTGATCGAGAAGCGCCTGACCTCGGAAGGCCGTCACGCCTACATCCTCGATGGCGATAACGTTCGCCATGGGCTGAACAAGGATCTCGGCTTCACCGACGAGGCGCGGGTCGAGAACATCCGGCGCGTCGCCGAGGTGGCGCGGCTGATGGCCGATGCGGGGCTGATCGTCATCGTCTCGTTCATCTCGCCGTTCCGCAACGAGCGCCGGCTGGCGCGCGAGGTGGCGGGCGACGTCAAGTTCACCGAGGTGTTCGTCAATACCCCGCTCGAAGTGTGCGAGGCCCGCGATCCAAAGGGGCTCTACGCCAAGGCGCGGCGCGGCGAGATCAGCAATTTCACCGGCATTTCCAGCCCCTACGAAGCGCCTGAGAACCCTGACGTGGTGCTGCATGGAGCACTGCACGATCCAGTGCAGATGGCCGAAGACCTCTACGCCCGCATCTTCGAATGGGACACTGGCTACTCGATCTAGGGTGTTTCGCGGTTGAGCCGCACCGGTACGGCTCGGCCTTGGACCACCCGCCGGCTCTCATCCCTGCGAACTTTCGCAAGGGATGACACCGAGTACGGTTCGGTTCATTGGTGAAACGCTTTAGCCTGCCTGCAAGTATGTGACTTGGCAGTCACGCTCGCGAAAGCGCGGGCCTTCGATTCTCGCACTTTCCGCAAACCACTTCCTGTGGACCGTTTTCCATTTGCTGGCGCCGTCCCGCGATCGATGCGACAATGCCGGTCGGGTTGGTTGGCTAGTATCTCATGCGCAACGCGTTTCGGCTCCTGCTATGGCTGCTGCTCCTTTGGATGCCGGCCCTCGCTGCACATGCCTCCTTCGATGATTCGAAGCTCTGGTTCGAGCGGCTGAGCGACGATGAGCGCTCCGCGACCCAGACCGACCTGATCCTGCTCGGCCACTATCAGTACCTGGTTGACGGCCAGTTCGGGCGCGGCACCTTCGACGCGATTGCCGCCTTCCAGAAGAGCCAGGGTCGCGCCCCGACCGGGGTGCTGACCGATTTCGAGCGACGCTCGCTGCGCGACCTCGCGAGGCAAGTCGACAGCAAGCTCGGCATCGAGCTGGTCAGCGACACGCCGGCGCATGTCGCCATGATGATTCCGCTGCGCCTGCTCTCCATCCAAAACCCGACCGATGCCGGCACCTCCTACGTCAGTGAGGATGGCGAGTTTTCGCTCGAGACCATGCACGTCTCCCTGGCCGACCAGTCGTTCGAAACGCTGTTCGACGCGATGACCAGCCCCGATCCGGAGCGCACCGTCACCTATCGCAGCTTTGGAGCAGGGCGCTTCGTGGTTTCCGGGCAGATCGGCGACTACTCGTTTTATACGATGTTCGTCAGCGCGGCGGGCGAGGCGGTGGGCTATTCGCTCGCCTGGGGCGACACCTACAAGAACGAGGGAGCGATCGCCTCGGTCTACATCGCCTCTCACTTCACTCCGCTCAGCAGCCTGCCGCCGCCGGACGAACTGAAGAAGGCCGAGGGGACCGGCGGGGCGCCGCCGCGCGGCGCCTTCGTGCTGCCCGAGGAGCAACCGGAGGTGATCCTCCTCAACGCCGACATCACCGATCAGACCTCCGCGGAGTTCGACCGCGCGCTGGCTGCCCGGCCTGACGTGCGGGTGGTCGCTCTCAACAGTCCCGGCGGTTCAGTCGAATCCGCACTGAAGATCGCCGGCGCCATTCACCAGCGCGGGCTCACCACTTTCGTGCCTAAGGACATGGGGTGTTATTCGGCCTGCGCCTACATCTTCTTCGCCGGCATCGACCGACAGGCCGTAGGGGAGCTCGGCGTGCACCAGATCTCGGCGGAAGTCGCCGATCTGGTGCTGGCGCAGACCACGCTGGGCGATGTGCTCGACGCGATGCAGTCGTTCGGCGTCAACCAGCAGGTGATCTCGCACATGCTACGCACGCCGCCCGACGACATGTATGTGTTCAGCGCGGCGGAACTCAGCGACCTCGGCATCACCAGCGGCGAGCCTTTGACCATCGACGTGGCCGTCGCTGCCTCGCCGGAGCCACCGGGCGGCGGCGGCACCGCCATCGTGCACCTGTCGAGTCAATCGGACCCTGCCGAGGCGGAACGGTCACGGGCGTATGTCGAGGGACGCTGGAGCACGCTGTTCGGCGAAGTCAAACCAGAGGTCGAAAGCTCAGGCAATATCTACCGCGTGCAACTGCCGACGCCATCGCTCGAGCGCGCCAACGCCATCTGCGCGGCCATCAAGGCGGACGGCGGCGGCTGTTATGTTACCGCCGCCGGCAGCTGATCAATTGATCTGACATTCGTCGACGGCGGCAAGCAGTGACTCCCGCGGGCCTTCGTCGCAGACGATCGGCGGGGTGATACGCGCGCCATTGCCGCTGCCCGATGGGCCGATCGAGTGGGTTTCGACCAGCTTGCCACCGCAGTCGGGGTCGGCGCGGAAGGCTGCCAGATCCGTCAGCAGCAGAATGTTGCAGTGAATATTGCGCTCGATATGGGCCGTTTGCTTTTCCGACAGCCCGAACGCTGAAGCGCTGGAAGAATAGGCGATAGTGGCGAGCAAACCAAAGGCGCAAGTGCTGGCAAAGCGCAGCGGAACGCGAATACGCATGACCATCTCCATGGGTTAGCACCGACGCAAAGGCGTTCGTTGCTGTCGATCCGATGCAGATCGAATGCGTTAATCAGGCGCTAATAGAGATGAATGATGCTTGAATACGCGGTTCAGCTGCCGACAGTTGCCACAGGTGCGTATTCAGCGGTCGTCGCCCGCCGTCACGGGCTTGCCGGTGAGCGTGACCATGGCCGTCTCGACGTCGTTGTCGAGCCCCCAGTCCAGGGTCTCGAGCTTCAGCGTCTCGAACAGCGTCTCAGCGCTGACCTTACGCCCATCGAGTTTGGCAAGAACGGATGAGAAGCGTGCACCCAGATCGGCGGGGGCATCAACACCAGCTGCAGGAACCACGGCCACACTTTCCGCAAGAGAACGGCGAAGTCGGACCAGCCCCCGACTTTTCGGGCGCGGGCCTACTGCAGAATCCTTTAAGGAACGCTTCTTGGACAAAGTACAATTTCGCTTTCATTCGGAAAGCGCGCTGTGGGCCAAGCAACAGAGCTTAAGCGCAGTTTTCTACCGCGCTATAAGGGTACCTAGGTGAACCCAGGATGAAAAGCGCCGCCCGCCTCTTATTGGCAGGCGGCGCCGTCATTCGGGCCGAAGGGTTAACTAGTTGATGCCGGCAAACGGGCAACCCAATCGCCCAGCCGCGTCAGGTTCCCGCCGAGCTTGGCATGCGCCAGTGGACGCAACGGTTGGACGAACGCGTTGGTGGCGGGGTCGGGAGCGTGCCGCAACAGCGGCTCGACCCAGGCCAGCATGAACGGCTCGAGCGCCTGCTTGCCGGTCTGGAACGTCTGTTCCTTGCCGTTGATCTGCTGGACGATGGATGGGTCCTGGATGGCCCTGAGGCTGAACGCGGCAATCGTGCCGAGCTTGCCATCGCAGGCGGCGTAGCCGTCGTAGCCGGTGGCCTTGAGCAGATCGGCGGTGACGATCAGCGGGGCGGTGGCATGGAGCTGGTAGTTCAGCGCCTTGTCGGCCCGGTTCATTTCGAGCGGCAGGCTGCCGTCGGGCGAGGCCTGGCAGGTGACGAGCTCGAAGCTGCCCCTGGCCCAATCCAGCATCGCGGCATCGCCATTGAGGCGACCGATGGCGGCGGCAGCCAGCCCGGCCCAGGCGCGCAGGTTTGCCCGCTTGGCGTTCCTGGGCGCTTCGGTCTCGAAGAACTGCTCCATCGCGTTGGCCGCGCCGGTGAGCCAGGCAATGACGCGTTCGCGCTTGGCCGGATCGAGCGAGCCGGCTGTCTCGGCCTGCAGCAATGCGATGGCCAGCCCGGCGTAGCGCGCCGGGATCGCCAGCTTGACGTTCAGCGTCTCGAGTTCAGTGAGCGCCCCGGCTGCAGCCCACTGATCGAGCCAGTCGAGAACGCATTCGCCACGCGCGGCGTCGCCGTCCATCAGCGCGGTGTTGGCCATCTTCATCAGTTCGCCGATGAACGCCTCCACCGGACGCAGAGCGCGATCGACCTCGGCATTGGACACCTCGTCGATGTCCGAACGCGTCTTGCTGTCGTCGGTGTAGCGGCTGCCGAAATTGAGCGCGACAACCGGGGCAGGCGAGGGTGGGCAGGCAAACGGCTTATCCTCCGCGCGCGGCATCGCCGTGCCGAGCAGCAGCGTCATCGTTGTGATCAGGCCGAGTGCCATTCGCATCTCAGTTCTCCACTGCCATCGACGCCAGCAGGCGCTGCGCTTCGGGATTGCCGAGGCCGGCTGCATCCTTCAGCAGCATCGTCGCCTGCTGGATCGACGGTTCGATGCCGATGCCCATGGCATAGGCCTTGGCGAGTTCGACCATGGCAACGGCGTCGCCACCCTCCGCGGCCCGCTTCAGCCATGAGCTGGCGTCGCGTGCCTCTGCGGCCGTGGTGCCGGTCGAACGCAGGTAGAGCGCCAGCTCGCGCATCGCCACGGCGTCGCCCGACGCCGCCGCCGCGGCGTAGCGCGCCGACCAGTCGACCTGCTCCAGTACCGCCGTCATGATCGCCGGCGGGGCCTTCAGCACCTTGTCGCGGATCTTGCCGAGGTCAGCGACCGGCGCGTCGTCGATCATTCGCTTGAACATCGCGACCGCCTTGGTCGGAGCGTAATCTTCGCTGTTGGGATCGGCGTAGATCTTCACCAGCCGGCTGACCGCGGTGTCGTCCCCGAGCGCCACGGCCTGGTCGAACAGCTCGATCGCCGTCTTGGTCCGTTCCTTGCCGCCCATGGCCATGTAGCGGTCGGCGATCGCCGTATGGCGCCAGCCATCATCGCCGGCGAGCCGCAGGCTGACCTCCAGCCAGTGCTCGGTTTCCGCGTCGTCGGCCGTAGCGACGAAGGCGCCGGCCAACTTGATGGTATTCTCGAAAGTGCAGTCGACGACGCTCGCGGCGCGATAGAGGTAGTCGTGCCGCAACTCCTCGTCCCGGGTTTTCGAGGCGGCGAAGATCAGCGCATCGGCGTCGCCGCGTTGCTCGATCGTCTGGTGATATTGCGCCAGCAGGTCGGTGTCGGAGATCCCCTGGGCCTGGAGGATCGGCAAGAGGCGCAGGATGGCCTCACCCGAGCCCTGCTGTGCGGCCTCGGTGAGGTAGCCGATCGCTTCCGACCGCTTCTCGGCGTCGCTGGGGAAATAGTCGAGCAGCACCGAACCCAAGTCGACCGCGGCGCGCGGCAGGCCATCTTCGCGCGCCCGTTTCAGCGCCGCGATGGTCTCCTCGATCACCTCGGGCGTCGGGGTCACGGTGAGCCGATGCCGCGCCAGCGCATCGACCGTCGCCGGCACCGGATCGATGCGCGACTGCCAGAACGCCAGCATTTCCGGGCTGGCGCCGTTGCGGCCCAGATAGTCGACATAGTAGGCGACGGAGTTGGGACGGCCATAGAGTGCGTGGGTCTGCAGCTTGGCCAGCGCGATCGGATCGGCGTTGGGGTCGAGCGCGCTGATATCGTCGGTATCCATGAACTCGGTGGAGTTGCCGGCCGCGTCCTCGGTGCGCTGCCAGAACGCGGCAAGCCGCATGTCGGCGCCCTTGGGAGCTCGGCAGAGATAGGCCTGCCTCAGGTCGGTCATCGGGTCGATCTTGCCGGCATTGGTCACGGCGAAACTGAGCAGCTCGGTGGCGCGTTCGAACACGCCCGGCTCATCACGATGGCGCAAGAGGATGAAGGCCAGCTCCTGGGCCGAATCCGCATCCTCCAGCGCCACGCCCTTTTCGAGCAGCGCCTTGGCCTCGGCCTCGCCGGACCAGCGCCCTTTGTCGCTCAACACCAGCTTGGCCAGCTTCGAGAAGGCCCAGCCTGGCGGTTGCGGCATGTTGACCAGTTCGGTCAGGCGCGCCGCATAGGCGGCCTTCTTGTCGGGAACCGCCTGTTCCTTCTCGAGCAGCGTGACGAGCCGGAACAAGGCATTACGGCTGCCCAGCTCCGAGGCTTCGGCGTAGAGCGCCTCGGCTCGATCCCCATCCTCGGGCACCAGCGCGCCGGCTTCGTAGAGCTTGCCCAGCTCGACCTGCGCCGCCGCTACCCCACGGTCGGAGGCGAGGTTCAGGTATTTCAGCAAGCTGTCGTTGTTCTTGACGATCAGCTCGCTTTCGAGGTGCAGCTGCGCCACTTTCCATGCCGCCCCGGCATCGCCGAGATCGGCGGCCAGCCGCAGCCATTGCTCGGCGATGTCGTGGTCCTGCTGCACCACCAGGCCCTTGGAGTATTCGCGCGCGATGCGGCCGATGCGGTCGCAGATATCGGGATCGAGTTTGCCGACCAGCGCACCGAACGCCATCGTCACGGCAAGCTTGGGGTCGAGCTCCCAACCGGGCACCTGTTCGCCGCCGATGTTCATGGAGGCGAGGCGGAGCAACGCGTCGGCATTGCCGCCCATGGCGGCGCGGGTCAGGTACCCGAGGCCCTTCTGCTTGTCCTTTTTCACCACCAGCCCGTCGAGATAGAGCGTCGACAGCAGGTTGAGCGCCTTGGGCGCAAGGGCGCCGGAATTCGCCTCCAACTGGTCGATGATGCCGGTCTCGCGCAGTTGCGGCAACCGGCCGGCCTTGAGGTAGAGATTGATCCGATCGATCGAAATGTCCGGCACCTTGGGCGCCGGCATCTTGCCGACAACCGCCAGCATCTTGTCGACCAGCTTGAAATTGCCGGTCGGGTTGAGGTCGCGCAGACGTCGCGCGTCGCGCAGCACCAGCTCGGGGTCCCCCTCGGGCACCGACACTTCGTCCCACGCCTGCCAGCGCGCCACCACGTCGGGGTCGGCCTTCTTGGCGACGCAGACCTCCTGGGCCGGAATCTCCGGCGGCAGGAAAGTGACCTCGACCGGCGCGGCAACGGCGGCGGATACGAGGCCCGAACCGAGCAGCAGCAGGGTGGCGAGGCGGGGGACGAATGACGGCATCGGGAGCCTCCGATTGAGACAGTTGCGGCGCGCGCGAGAACGCTATTGCGCGCGGAAGAACGCGTTTTCGACGGCAGTGGCGGTATAGGTACCGTTCGAGCCGGTGAAGACGATCGACACGCCACCGCGACGCTTGAGGTCCAGCGCGGCAACGGTGGCGACCGGCTTGCCCTCCGCCTGCACCTCGAAATCGAGGGTCAGCGGCGCCTTCAGCGCCACCGATTTGCCGGTGTCGCCGGCAATCGCTTCGATGGCCTTGGCCTTGGCGGCGGGGACGAACAGGTCGACGCTCGCGAGGTCGGAGAGGTTGTAGAAATAGACCGTTGCCTTGCTGGGGTCCGAGGCCGGGTCGTCCTGCAGCACCAGCGGTTCGCCTTCGACGCTCCAGGCATAGGTGTAATAGGCGCCGGGCGAGGTCGTCACCGACCCGGAGACGTCCCCCGCCGAAACAGCGATGTCGCCCGGCTGCACGTTGACATAGGCAGAGAGGCCATCGGTGATGTTGTCGACGGTCGTTCCGTTGACCACCGCCACCGCGGCGCCGGGCACCAGCACCCGCACGAAGGCGGAGTTCGGATCGACCGGCGCGTCGTAGAGGCCATCATCCTGGGCCAGTGCGGCCGGGGCGGCGCTGAGCAGCATCAGGCTGGCGAGGGCGACGAGTTTGGGGGTTGAGCGCAGCATGTCGGCTCTCCTTGTTGGCATCAGGTGTTGCAGAGGGAAATCGCCGCCTTCTCCGCGGAAAGGCGATCGAACTGGATCGAAACCTTCGAGAGCTCCAAGCTGTCGAGGGACTCGAGCGGGATGAAGAAGCGCCCGGTGCCGCGG from Devosia sp. A16 encodes the following:
- a CDS encoding alanyl-tRNA editing protein, with the translated sequence MTEFIFREDSYVRSLPTLVTAITPEGGIVLDRTIFYATSGGQPGDTGRLERADGSSVSLMGTIHPDGDKTAVVHLPAEGQPALAVGEEVIAHLDWERRHKLMRMHTALHLVTVVLPYPITGAAVGEDKGRVDFNLPDVPDAAEVERKLNELVEAALPVTAEWITDAELEANPGLIKSMNVKPPMGQGRVRLVRIGDVDLQPCGGTHVKNTSEIGPLRLGKIEKKGAINRRVTVLFG
- a CDS encoding cysteine synthase A, whose translation is MTNHPDVISAIGNTPLIRLNRVSDATGCEIWGKAEFLNPGQSVKDRAALFIIRDAERRGLLRPGGTIVEGTAGNTGIGLSMVANALGYKSVIVIPETQSQEKKDALTLLGAELIQVPAKPYKNPNNYVKLSGRLAEKLARELPGGAIWANQFDNTANRQAHIETTGPEIWEQTQGKVDGFVSAVGSGGTLGGISMALKAKNPDIQIGLADPEGAALYSYYTTGELKSSGNSITEGIGQGRITANLKDIVVDRAYQIPDSEALPYVFDLLEHEGLCLGGSSGINIAGAVRLARDLGPGKTIVTILADYGNRYQSKLFNPEFLRSKNLPVPHWLEARTPIDWQAVVEAEPVA
- a CDS encoding cryptochrome/photolyase family protein, which codes for MTATALVWLRNDLRITDNPALSAALKHGKARAIYIEETDSRLRQRGGASRWWLHHSLNRLSEALAGLGVTLETGEGVAEAELFKTIRRHGVDAVYWNRRYGSSERDIDAGIKARLKREGIETESFAANVLVEPFEMATGGGKPYSVYAPFWNSLRKRDIERPLPRPRAGKAIRPTRVDADYREPDWGRKIGRHWRIGEAAAHQRLEQFLEQLVMDYPEGRDIPAKAATSGLSPHLAFGEISPRQVWHTAQAMAQHAPSTASAIEKFLSELGWRDFNYNQLYHREDIARVPMVEKYAHLQWRHADAALEAWQRGQTGIPIVDAGMRELWETGVMHNRVRMLTASLLAKNLLIDWRKGEQWFWDTLVDADPANNPGNWQWVAGSGLDASPYFRIFNPVTQGERFDPAGDYVRRWVPEVAGLPDKLVHRPWEAPNAAALAYPEPIVDLKVSRERALEAFNAL
- the cysD gene encoding sulfate adenylyltransferase subunit CysD, which codes for MSSVGPRGLSHLKSLESESIEIFREVAASFERPVMMYSIGKDSSVLLHLARKAFFPSRIPFPILHIDTKWKFREMIEFRDRMARQYDLDLIVHTNPDGLAQGINPFDHGSAVHTDIMKTQALRQALNAGKYDAAIGGARRDEEKSRAKERIFSHRNAQHAWDPKNQRPELWRIFNTRLAPGESMRVFPISNWTELDVWTYIYAEGIEIPELYFARRRPVVERSGTLIMVDDDRFRFNPGETAREEMIRFRTLGCYPLSGGIRSDAADLPSIIMEMQASRTSEREGRLIDSDSIGSMEKKKQEGYF
- the cysN gene encoding sulfate adenylyltransferase subunit CysN, translating into MASVPMTAPSAETALELWLAEQTDKSLLRFLTCGSVDDGKSTLIGRLLYDSQLILDDQLASLRKESRNRTTGDEGIDFSLLVDGLTAEREQGITIDVAYRFFSTDKRKFIVADTPGHEQYTRNMATGASNADLGIVLIDARKGVLTQTRRHSFILSLIGVKHVVLAVNKIDLVGYDADVFNAIEAEYRAFARDLGFETLAAIPLSALKGDNILAPSPQTPWYDGPQLVPYLESIEVATDRASKPLRFPVQWVNRPNLDFRGFSGTLASGEVKVGDDILVAASRKPARISRIVTMDGDQPRAIAGEAVTLVLDREVDISRGDVLVHPGATPDYSNQFQARLVWMSDEQAIPGRSYLLKLGAQQVPASITALKFRTNVNTLEQSAAKTLELNEVGTVTIATDKPIAFDSYADNPLSGSFILIDRISNATLGAGVIEYGLQRARNLSYQSFDVNRKVRAEMKGQTPQIVWFTGLSGSGKSTVANLIEKRLTSEGRHAYILDGDNVRHGLNKDLGFTDEARVENIRRVAEVARLMADAGLIVIVSFISPFRNERRLAREVAGDVKFTEVFVNTPLEVCEARDPKGLYAKARRGEISNFTGISSPYEAPENPDVVLHGALHDPVQMAEDLYARIFEWDTGYSI